The following proteins come from a genomic window of Triticum aestivum cultivar Chinese Spring chromosome 6A, IWGSC CS RefSeq v2.1, whole genome shotgun sequence:
- the LOC123130319 gene encoding uncharacterized protein, producing MVREPTSSMEAVARGSSSSMEGGHLIGKVLELQIGVAVAITMQMQVVPKDLAKPKAQRWGCNLKKKETQIQVEKDAPPRDGNLETRRSVRLVKKKTKEQGRQQPIPCCLESA from the exons ATGGTGCGCGAGCCGACCAGTTCAATGGAGGCAGTAGCacggggcagcagcagcagcatggagGGCGGCCACTTGATCGGCAAG GTCCTAGAACTGCAAATAGGAGTGGCAGTGGCAATCACGATGCAAATGCAAGTGGTGCCCAAAGATCTTGCAAAG CCTAAAGCACAAAGGTGGGGGTGCAACCTAAAGAAAAAAGAGACACAAATTCAAGTGGAAAAGGACGCACCGCCAAGAGATGGCAATTTGGAGACCCGTAGATCTGTACGGCTTGTCAAGAAGAAGACCAAGGAGCAAGGACGTCAACAGCCCATACCCTGTTGCTTAGAATCTGCTT AA